From a region of the Coprococcus comes ATCC 27758 genome:
- a CDS encoding histidinol-phosphatase HisJ family protein, giving the protein MRADCHMHTYFSGDSEAKPEEMVLAAIDKGLEAICFTDHEDIDYFCDDIEFVFDPETYFKELGALKEKYKEKLDIRIGVEFGLQPHLAKKAKAFTAANPYDFVIGSMHVVGGKDPYYPEFFEGISDEEAYRMALRETIADIRAVADFDVLGHLDYVVRYGKHREQEYSYGRFADEIDEILRYLIEHGKGLEVNTAGLKYGLPFAHPHPDVLKRYKKLGGEIITVGADAHKPEHVGYDFNIVDNILEACGFKYYAEFIKRAPVFRKIK; this is encoded by the coding sequence ATGAGAGCGGACTGCCATATGCACACTTATTTTTCCGGAGATTCAGAGGCAAAACCGGAAGAGATGGTCCTTGCAGCAATCGATAAAGGACTGGAAGCAATCTGTTTTACGGATCATGAAGATATTGATTATTTTTGTGATGATATTGAATTTGTGTTTGATCCGGAAACCTATTTTAAAGAGCTTGGAGCACTGAAGGAAAAGTATAAAGAGAAGCTGGATATCCGGATCGGTGTGGAGTTTGGACTTCAGCCACACCTTGCGAAGAAAGCAAAAGCATTTACCGCGGCAAATCCGTATGATTTTGTGATCGGATCCATGCATGTGGTTGGTGGGAAGGATCCGTATTATCCTGAGTTCTTTGAGGGGATTTCGGATGAAGAGGCCTACCGGATGGCACTTCGGGAGACAATAGCCGATATCAGGGCTGTGGCGGATTTTGATGTGCTCGGACATCTGGATTATGTGGTACGTTATGGAAAACATCGGGAACAGGAATATTCTTACGGCAGATTTGCGGATGAAATAGATGAAATCCTGCGGTATCTTATTGAACACGGAAAAGGACTGGAAGTCAATACGGCAGGACTGAAGTATGGCCTTCCTTTTGCACACCCGCATCCGGATGTGTTAAAAAGATACAAAAAGCTGGGGGGAGAGATCATCACCGTCGGCGCAGATGCACATAAACCAGAGCATGTAGGGTATGATTTTAACATAGTTGACAATATTCTCGAAGCATGTGGTTTTAAATATTATGCAGAATTCATAAAAAGGGCCCCGGTTTTCAGAAAAATAAAGTGA
- the gap gene encoding type I glyceraldehyde-3-phosphate dehydrogenase: protein MAVKVAINGFGRIGRLAFRQMFGAEGFEIVAINDLTSPKMLAHLLKYDSTQGKYELADKVSAGEDSITVDGKEIKIYAKANAAELPWGEIGVDVVLECTGFYTSKAKAQAHIDAGAKHVIISAPAGNDLPTIVYNVNHTQLTKDDAIISAASCTTNCLAPMAKALNDLVPIKSGIMCTIHAYTGDQMTLDGPQRKGDLRRSRAAAVNIVPNSTGAAKAIGLVIPELNGKLIGSAQRVPTPTGSTTILTAVVEGEVTVEQINAAMKAASNESFGYNEDQIVSSDIVGMRFGSLFDSTQTMVLPLDNGTTEVQVVSWYDNENSYTSQMVRTIKHFGTLL, encoded by the coding sequence ATGGCAGTAAAAGTAGCAATCAATGGATTTGGACGTATTGGACGTCTTGCATTCAGACAGATGTTTGGAGCAGAGGGATTTGAGATCGTAGCAATCAACGACCTTACATCTCCTAAGATGCTGGCTCACTTATTAAAATATGATTCAACACAGGGAAAATATGAATTAGCTGATAAAGTATCTGCTGGAGAAGACTCCATCACAGTAGACGGAAAAGAAATCAAAATCTACGCTAAAGCTAATGCAGCTGAACTTCCATGGGGAGAAATCGGAGTAGATGTAGTTCTTGAATGTACAGGATTCTACACATCTAAAGCAAAAGCTCAGGCACATATCGATGCAGGTGCTAAACACGTTATCATTTCTGCACCGGCAGGAAATGACCTTCCTACAATCGTTTACAATGTAAACCATACACAGCTTACAAAAGATGACGCAATCATTTCTGCAGCTTCTTGTACAACAAACTGTCTTGCACCAATGGCTAAGGCTCTTAATGATCTTGTACCGATCAAATCTGGTATCATGTGCACAATCCATGCTTACACAGGTGATCAGATGACTCTTGACGGACCACAGAGAAAAGGTGATCTGAGAAGATCTCGTGCAGCAGCAGTAAACATCGTTCCTAACAGCACAGGAGCAGCTAAAGCAATCGGACTTGTTATTCCGGAACTTAACGGAAAACTTATCGGATCTGCACAGCGTGTACCAACCCCTACAGGATCTACAACAATCCTTACAGCAGTAGTTGAAGGTGAAGTTACTGTAGAACAGATCAACGCAGCTATGAAAGCAGCTTCTAACGAATCATTCGGATACAACGAAGATCAGATCGTTTCTAGCGATATCGTAGGAATGAGATTTGGTTCTCTCTTCGATTCTACTCAGACAATGGTACTTCCGCTTGACAACGGAACAACAGAAGTACAGGTTGTTTCTTGGTATGACAATGAAAACTCTTACACAAGCCAGATGGTAAGAACAATCAAACACTTCGGAACATTACTTTAA
- a CDS encoding phosphoglycerate kinase — protein sequence MLNKKSVDDINVKGKKVLVRCDFNVPLIDGKITDENRLVAALPTIKKLIADGGKVILCSHLGKPKGEPKPELSLAPVAVRLSELLGQEVKFAADPEVVGPNAKAAVEAMKDGEVILLENTRYRAEETKNGDEFSKELASLCDVFVNDAFGTAHRAHCSNVGVTKYVDTAVVGYLMQKEIDFLGNAVNNPERPFVAILGGAKVSSKISVIENLIDKVDTLIIGGGMSYTFSKAQGGTVGKSLLEEDYCEYALNMIQKAKDKGVKLLLPVDNVIADDFSNDANIKVVKAGEIPEGWEGLDIGPETIKIYADAVKDAKTVVWNGPMGAFEMPNFAKGTEEVAKALAETDAVTIIGGGDSAAAVNQLGYGDKMTHISTGGGASLEFLEGKELPGVAAANDK from the coding sequence ATGCTTAACAAAAAATCTGTAGATGATATCAATGTAAAAGGGAAAAAAGTCCTTGTAAGATGCGATTTTAACGTACCGCTGATCGATGGAAAGATCACAGACGAGAACCGTCTTGTTGCAGCACTTCCTACAATCAAGAAACTGATCGCTGACGGAGGAAAAGTAATCCTCTGCTCACATCTTGGTAAACCGAAGGGAGAACCGAAACCGGAGCTTTCTCTTGCACCGGTTGCAGTAAGACTTTCAGAACTTCTCGGACAGGAAGTAAAATTCGCAGCAGATCCTGAAGTAGTAGGACCAAATGCAAAAGCAGCAGTTGAAGCTATGAAAGATGGAGAGGTAATCCTTCTTGAAAATACACGTTACAGAGCAGAAGAAACAAAGAACGGAGATGAATTCTCTAAGGAACTCGCTTCTCTTTGTGATGTATTCGTAAACGATGCATTCGGAACAGCTCATCGTGCACACTGCTCTAACGTTGGTGTTACCAAATATGTTGATACAGCAGTTGTAGGATATCTTATGCAGAAAGAAATCGATTTCCTTGGAAATGCAGTAAACAATCCGGAAAGACCGTTCGTTGCAATCCTTGGTGGAGCTAAAGTTTCAAGCAAGATTTCTGTAATCGAAAACCTGATCGATAAAGTAGACACTCTGATCATTGGTGGAGGTATGTCTTATACATTCAGCAAAGCACAGGGCGGAACCGTTGGAAAATCTCTTCTTGAAGAAGATTACTGTGAATATGCACTGAACATGATTCAGAAAGCTAAAGACAAAGGCGTAAAACTCCTTCTTCCGGTAGACAACGTAATTGCAGATGATTTTTCAAATGATGCAAATATCAAAGTTGTTAAAGCTGGCGAAATTCCGGAAGGATGGGAAGGACTTGACATCGGACCAGAGACAATCAAGATCTATGCTGACGCTGTAAAAGATGCAAAGACAGTTGTATGGAACGGACCTATGGGTGCATTCGAGATGCCGAACTTTGCAAAAGGAACAGAAGAAGTCGCAAAAGCACTTGCTGAGACAGATGCAGTAACAATCATCGGTGGTGGTGATTCGGCAGCAGCAGTTAACCAGCTCGGATACGGCGACAAGATGACTCACATCTCTACGGGTGGCGGAGCTTCCCTTGAATTCCTTGAAGGTAAGGAACTGCCAGGTGTAGCAGCTGCTAACGATAAATAA
- the tpiA gene encoding triose-phosphate isomerase — MARKKIIAGNWKMNMTPSEAVELVNTLKSLVVTEEADVVFCVPAIDIIPVVEAAKGSNIQVGAENMYFEEKGAYTGEISPNMLTDAGVKYVVLGHSERREYFAETNETVNKKMLKAFEHGLTPIMCCGETLEQREQGVTMDFIRQQVKVGFQNVTADQAKTAVIAYEPIWAIGTGKTATTEQAQEVCKAIRECIAEVYDEATAEAIRIQYGGSVNAATAPELFAQPDIDGGLVGGASLKPDFGKIVNWK, encoded by the coding sequence ATGGCAAGAAAGAAAATTATTGCAGGTAACTGGAAAATGAATATGACACCTTCAGAGGCAGTAGAGCTTGTGAATACACTCAAATCTCTGGTTGTGACAGAAGAGGCTGACGTGGTATTCTGCGTACCGGCAATCGATATCATTCCGGTTGTAGAAGCAGCAAAAGGAAGCAACATCCAGGTTGGAGCAGAGAATATGTACTTTGAAGAAAAAGGTGCATACACAGGAGAAATCTCTCCGAACATGCTTACAGATGCTGGTGTTAAATATGTTGTTCTCGGACACTCTGAAAGAAGAGAATACTTCGCAGAGACAAACGAGACTGTGAACAAAAAGATGCTGAAAGCATTTGAACACGGACTTACACCGATCATGTGCTGTGGAGAAACTCTTGAACAGCGTGAACAGGGTGTGACAATGGACTTCATCCGTCAGCAGGTTAAAGTTGGATTCCAGAATGTAACAGCAGATCAGGCTAAGACAGCAGTTATCGCTTATGAGCCAATCTGGGCAATCGGAACCGGTAAGACAGCTACAACAGAGCAGGCTCAGGAGGTTTGCAAAGCTATCCGTGAATGTATCGCTGAAGTTTATGATGAAGCTACAGCAGAAGCAATCCGTATTCAGTACGGCGGATCTGTAAATGCAGCTACAGCACCGGAATTATTCGCTCAGCCGGATATCGATGGTGGACTTGTAGGTGGTGCTTCTTTAAAACCGGATTTTGGTAAGATTGTAAACTGGAAATAG
- the gpmI gene encoding 2,3-bisphosphoglycerate-independent phosphoglycerate mutase codes for MSKKPTVLMILDGYGLRDEKKGNGIAEANTPVMDKLMAEYPFVKGNASGLAVGLPDGQMGNSEVGHMNMGAGRIIYQELTKITKAIDDGDFFENKALLAACENAKKNGTALHLMGLVSDGGVHSHITHIYGILELAKRQGLDKVYVHCFLDGRDTPPASGKEYVEQLEAKMKEIGVGEVASVSGRYYAMDRDNRWDRVEKAYAALTRGEGDTAASATEGIQASYDKEVTDEFVVPFVVTKNGTPVATVKDGDSVIFFNFRPDRAREITRTFCADDFDGFDRGERIKTTYVCFTEYDETIPNKMVAFVKEGITNTFGEFLAANNMTQARIAETEKYAHVTFFFNGGVEEPNKGEDRILVKSPKVATYDLKPEMSAYEVCDKLVDAIKADKYDVIVINFANPDMVGHTGVEAAVIKAIEAVDECVGKAVDAVKEVGGQMFICADHGNAEQLIDEETGEPFTAHTTNPVPFILVNADPAYKLREGGCLADIAPTLIELMGMQQPADMTGKSLLVK; via the coding sequence ATGAGTAAAAAACCAACAGTTTTGATGATCTTAGACGGTTACGGTCTGAGAGATGAAAAGAAAGGCAACGGTATTGCAGAGGCAAACACACCGGTTATGGATAAATTAATGGCTGAATATCCGTTTGTAAAAGGAAATGCAAGCGGACTTGCTGTAGGACTTCCGGACGGTCAGATGGGTAACTCGGAAGTAGGTCATATGAATATGGGCGCAGGACGTATCATTTACCAGGAGCTCACCAAGATCACAAAAGCAATCGATGATGGCGATTTCTTTGAAAATAAGGCACTTCTTGCAGCCTGTGAAAATGCAAAGAAGAACGGTACAGCTCTTCATCTGATGGGACTGGTATCTGATGGTGGTGTACACAGTCACATTACACATATTTATGGAATTTTGGAACTTGCAAAGAGACAGGGGCTGGACAAAGTATATGTTCACTGCTTCCTTGACGGACGTGATACACCTCCGGCATCTGGGAAAGAATATGTTGAACAGTTAGAAGCAAAGATGAAAGAAATCGGTGTAGGTGAAGTTGCAAGTGTTTCCGGACGTTACTATGCAATGGACCGTGACAACCGTTGGGACCGTGTAGAAAAAGCATACGCAGCACTTACACGCGGCGAAGGTGACACAGCAGCATCAGCAACAGAAGGAATCCAGGCTTCTTACGACAAAGAAGTAACTGACGAATTCGTAGTACCATTTGTAGTGACAAAAAACGGTACACCGGTTGCAACTGTAAAAGACGGAGATTCTGTGATCTTCTTTAATTTCCGCCCGGATCGAGCAAGAGAAATCACCAGAACATTCTGTGCGGATGATTTTGACGGATTTGACAGAGGAGAACGTATCAAGACTACTTATGTATGTTTTACAGAGTATGATGAGACAATTCCAAATAAAATGGTTGCATTTGTAAAAGAAGGCATCACGAATACATTTGGCGAATTTCTTGCAGCAAACAATATGACACAGGCAAGAATCGCCGAGACAGAGAAATATGCACATGTTACCTTCTTCTTTAATGGTGGAGTAGAAGAACCGAACAAGGGAGAGGACAGAATCCTTGTCAAATCGCCTAAGGTTGCAACTTACGATCTGAAGCCGGAGATGAGTGCATATGAAGTATGTGACAAGCTTGTAGACGCAATCAAAGCTGATAAGTACGATGTGATCGTAATTAACTTTGCAAACCCGGATATGGTTGGTCATACCGGTGTAGAAGCAGCAGTGATCAAAGCAATTGAAGCTGTTGATGAATGTGTAGGAAAAGCAGTTGATGCAGTGAAAGAAGTTGGTGGACAGATGTTTATCTGCGCTGACCACGGAAATGCAGAACAGCTGATCGATGAAGAGACAGGAGAACCATTTACCGCTCATACAACGAACCCGGTTCCGTTCATTCTTGTAAATGCAGATCCTGCATATAAGCTTCGTGAAGGCGGATGCCTTGCAGACATCGCTCCGACGCTGATCGAGCTGATGGGAATGCAGCAGCCAGCAGATATGACTGGAAAATCATTATTAGTAAAATAG
- a CDS encoding aminotransferase, with protein MTAYRDMSREELLELKSRLEKEFEDVKGKGLKLDMSRGKPSKAQLDLSMGMMDVLKSTSDLVCEEGVDCRNYGVIDGIKEAKQLLSDMMEVPKDNIIIFGNSSLNVMYDTVARAMTHGIMGSTPWAKLDKVKFLCPVPGYDRHFAITEHFGIEMINIPMTSDGPDMDLVEQYVENDPAVKGIWCVPKYSNPQGITYSDETVHRFAKLNPAAEDFRIFWDNAYGIHHLYEDKQDYLIEILMECKKEGHPNMVYKFGSTSKISFPGSGIAAIAASDENLAEIRKMMSVQTIGHDKLNQLRHARFFGDIHGMVQHMKKHADILRPKFDTVLSVLESELGGLEIGSWMAPRGGYFISFDALDGCAKAIVAKAKEAGLILTKAGATFPYGKDPKDSNIRIAPSFPTPEELEVAAQVFVLSVKLVSIDKILGEKVEVEEA; from the coding sequence ATGACTGCATATAGAGATATGAGTAGAGAAGAACTGCTTGAATTAAAGAGCAGACTGGAAAAAGAATTTGAAGATGTTAAAGGAAAAGGTCTGAAACTGGATATGTCCAGAGGTAAACCGTCCAAAGCACAGCTTGATCTTTCTATGGGGATGATGGATGTACTTAAGAGCACATCAGATCTTGTCTGCGAAGAAGGAGTAGATTGCCGTAACTATGGAGTGATCGATGGAATCAAAGAAGCAAAACAGCTTCTTTCTGATATGATGGAAGTACCGAAGGACAATATTATCATCTTTGGTAACTCCAGCCTGAACGTAATGTATGATACTGTTGCAAGAGCGATGACACATGGTATCATGGGAAGCACCCCTTGGGCAAAGCTTGACAAGGTAAAATTCCTCTGCCCGGTACCTGGATATGACAGACATTTTGCAATCACTGAACATTTTGGAATTGAGATGATCAATATTCCAATGACGTCGGATGGACCGGATATGGATCTGGTAGAGCAGTATGTGGAGAATGATCCGGCTGTAAAAGGTATCTGGTGTGTACCGAAATATTCTAACCCACAGGGAATCACTTATTCTGATGAAACCGTACACCGTTTTGCGAAATTAAATCCAGCGGCAGAAGATTTCCGTATTTTCTGGGATAATGCATATGGAATCCATCATTTGTATGAGGATAAACAGGATTATCTGATCGAGATTTTGATGGAATGTAAAAAAGAAGGACATCCGAACATGGTTTACAAATTCGGTTCTACTTCCAAGATCAGCTTCCCGGGTTCTGGTATTGCAGCAATTGCAGCATCCGATGAAAACCTTGCGGAAATCCGCAAGATGATGTCCGTACAGACCATCGGTCATGATAAATTAAACCAGCTCAGACATGCGCGTTTCTTCGGTGATATCCATGGAATGGTTCAGCATATGAAGAAACATGCAGATATCTTAAGACCGAAATTTGACACCGTATTAAGTGTACTGGAAAGTGAGCTTGGCGGACTTGAGATTGGTTCCTGGATGGCACCGCGAGGAGGATACTTCATTTCCTTCGATGCGTTGGATGGATGTGCAAAAGCAATCGTAGCAAAAGCAAAAGAAGCCGGACTGATCTTGACAAAAGCGGGAGCAACCTTCCCATACGGAAAGGATCCAAAAGACAGCAATATCCGAATTGCACCGTCCTTCCCGACACCAGAAGAACTGGAAGTTGCAGCACAGGTATTCGTACTCAGCGTAAAACTGGTAAGTATTGATAAAATTCTTGGCGAAAAAGTAGAAGTTGAAGAAGCTTAA
- a CDS encoding 2-hydroxyacyl-CoA dehydratase, protein MNQTELHTLGIDIGSTTVKIAVLDSNNDVLFSDYERHFANIQETLSDLLGRAIYKLGQIKVSPMITGSGGLTLAKHLGVPFVQEVVAVSTALQDYAPQTDVAIELGGEDAKIIYFENGNIEQRMNGICAGGTGSFIDQMASLLQTDATGLNEYAKNYKALYTIAARCGVFAKTDIQPLINDGATKEDLSASIFQAVVNQTISGLACGKPIRGHVAFLGGPLHFLSELREAFIRTLKLDDEHIIAPKYSHLFAAVGSALNSKKDVVTSLGEMQKKLDAHIEMDFEVERMQPLFSSEADYNEFKNRHAKHQVPVGDLASYRGNAYLGIDAGSTTTKAALVGEDGTLLYSFYHGNDGDPLGTTIGAIKDIYSQLPEGVQIVHSCSTGYGEALIKAALLLDEGEVETVSHYYAASFFEPDVDCILDIGGQDMKCIKIKNQTVDSVQLNEACSSGCGSFIETFAKSLNYTVEDFAHEALFAKHPIDLGTRCTVFMNSKVKQAQKEGAEVSDISAGLAYSVIKNALFKVIKVSDASELGKKIVVQGGTFYNDAVLRSFETIAGCQAIRPDIAGIMGAFGAALIARERYGFKECKNTTMLSIDEINELTYTTSMAKCNGCTNNCRLTINKFSGGRRFISGNRCERGLGKEKAKSDVPNLFAYKNERYFGYTPLDPSEAKRGTVGIPRVLNMYENYPFWFTFFTKLGYHVLLSPASTHKIYELGIESIPSESECYPAKLAHGHVQWLINQGADFIFYPCIPYERGEFADADNHYNCPIVTSYAENIKNNMDPIVHGEVDFMNPFLALTSEKTITDGLVREFTSAKNLPAEEIKNAAHAAWEELAACRQDIRKKGEETLAYMGKTGTRGIVLAGRPYHYDPEVNHGIPEMITSYGLAVLTEDSISHLNPVERPLIVMDQWMYHSRLYAAANFVKTRDDLDLIQLNSFGCGLDAVTTDAVADILTGSDKIYTSLKIDEVNNLGAARIRIRSLLAAIRVREQKHMERTIRPANIEKIPFTKEMKETYTILCPQMSPIHFSLIEPAFQEAGYKLEVLKNDNKHAVDMGLKYVNNDACYPSLMVVGQIMEAILSGKYDTDHLAVIISQTGGGCRASNYIGFIRRALKKAGYGHIPVISINLSGLESNPGFKITLPLVLKGVYGLIFGDLFMRCLYRVRPYEAVPGSANTMHKKWEKTVIEFIKKGYPSRHEFKRLCRQIVEDFDSLPLKDVKKPRVGVVGEILVKFLPAANNYLVDLLEQEGAEAVVPDLTDFLLYCFYNTNFKAEHLGMKKSTARMGNLGIKALEWFRKPAVDALKSSKRFDPPSHIEHLASMAKEIVSLGNQTGEGWFLTGEMLELIHSGAPNIVCTQPFACLPNHVVGKGVIKELRRRHPESNIVAIDYDPGASEVNQLNRIKLMLSTAQKKM, encoded by the coding sequence ATGAATCAGACAGAATTACATACCCTGGGGATTGACATCGGTTCTACAACTGTTAAAATCGCAGTTCTGGACAGTAATAATGATGTTCTGTTTTCTGATTACGAGCGTCACTTCGCCAATATTCAGGAAACCCTTTCTGATCTGCTTGGTCGTGCTATCTACAAGCTCGGTCAGATCAAGGTATCTCCAATGATTACCGGATCAGGTGGTCTTACTCTGGCAAAGCATCTTGGCGTACCTTTTGTCCAGGAGGTTGTTGCCGTTTCCACCGCTCTTCAGGATTATGCACCACAGACCGATGTAGCGATCGAGCTGGGCGGCGAAGATGCCAAGATCATCTATTTTGAAAATGGAAATATTGAGCAGCGTATGAACGGAATCTGCGCCGGAGGTACCGGATCTTTCATCGACCAGATGGCGTCCCTTCTCCAGACAGATGCAACCGGTCTGAACGAATATGCCAAAAATTACAAAGCACTTTATACGATTGCAGCCCGCTGTGGCGTATTTGCCAAGACAGATATCCAGCCGCTGATCAATGACGGTGCTACCAAAGAAGACCTGTCTGCTTCTATTTTCCAGGCAGTCGTCAACCAGACCATCAGTGGTCTTGCCTGCGGAAAACCAATCCGCGGACATGTTGCTTTCCTCGGTGGACCGCTTCATTTCCTCTCTGAATTGAGAGAAGCGTTTATCCGTACTCTCAAGCTGGATGACGAACACATTATCGCACCAAAGTATTCCCATCTTTTTGCAGCCGTCGGCTCTGCGCTGAACTCTAAAAAGGATGTAGTCACCTCTCTTGGTGAGATGCAGAAAAAGCTGGATGCCCATATTGAAATGGACTTTGAAGTTGAGCGTATGCAGCCGCTCTTTTCCAGCGAAGCAGATTACAATGAATTTAAGAACCGCCATGCAAAGCATCAGGTGCCGGTTGGTGATCTTGCCAGCTACCGCGGTAATGCCTACCTTGGAATCGATGCCGGTTCTACCACCACGAAAGCCGCTCTGGTCGGAGAAGACGGTACTCTTTTGTACTCCTTCTACCATGGCAATGACGGTGATCCTCTTGGTACGACCATCGGTGCGATCAAGGATATTTACAGCCAGCTTCCGGAAGGCGTACAGATCGTTCACTCCTGCTCAACCGGTTACGGAGAAGCGCTCATTAAAGCCGCACTTCTTCTGGATGAAGGCGAAGTTGAAACCGTATCTCACTATTACGCCGCTTCTTTCTTCGAACCGGATGTAGACTGTATCCTCGATATCGGTGGTCAGGATATGAAGTGTATCAAGATCAAGAATCAGACTGTAGACAGCGTACAGCTCAACGAAGCATGTTCTTCCGGATGCGGTTCCTTTATCGAGACTTTTGCCAAATCCCTGAACTACACCGTAGAGGATTTTGCACATGAAGCACTTTTTGCGAAACATCCGATTGACCTCGGTACCCGTTGTACCGTATTTATGAACTCAAAGGTAAAACAGGCGCAAAAAGAAGGTGCTGAAGTATCCGATATTTCAGCCGGACTTGCTTATTCGGTTATCAAAAATGCTCTTTTCAAGGTTATCAAGGTATCCGATGCATCTGAGCTTGGTAAAAAAATTGTTGTACAGGGTGGTACATTCTACAATGATGCCGTACTCAGAAGCTTTGAGACCATCGCCGGATGTCAGGCAATCCGTCCGGATATTGCAGGAATCATGGGTGCTTTTGGGGCTGCACTGATTGCAAGAGAACGCTATGGTTTCAAAGAATGTAAAAATACAACCATGCTTTCCATTGATGAAATCAATGAACTTACCTATACAACCTCAATGGCAAAATGTAACGGCTGTACCAACAACTGTCGTCTGACCATCAACAAATTCAGTGGCGGACGTCGTTTTATTTCCGGAAACCGTTGTGAGCGCGGTCTTGGAAAAGAGAAAGCAAAGAGTGATGTGCCAAACCTTTTCGCTTATAAAAATGAACGTTATTTTGGTTACACGCCATTAGATCCATCCGAAGCAAAACGTGGAACGGTTGGTATTCCAAGAGTTCTCAACATGTATGAGAACTATCCGTTCTGGTTTACTTTCTTCACAAAACTGGGATATCATGTGTTACTCTCTCCTGCTTCTACACATAAGATTTATGAACTTGGTATTGAATCTATTCCGAGCGAATCCGAGTGTTATCCGGCAAAGCTGGCGCACGGACATGTACAGTGGCTGATCAACCAGGGTGCAGACTTTATCTTCTACCCTTGTATACCATACGAACGTGGTGAATTTGCCGATGCCGACAATCATTATAACTGCCCGATCGTCACCTCATACGCGGAGAACATCAAGAACAATATGGATCCGATCGTACACGGTGAAGTAGATTTCATGAATCCATTCCTCGCCCTCACAAGCGAAAAGACAATCACAGACGGACTGGTCCGTGAATTTACTTCTGCAAAGAATCTTCCAGCAGAAGAAATCAAAAATGCCGCTCATGCTGCATGGGAAGAACTTGCTGCATGCCGTCAGGACATCCGCAAAAAAGGTGAAGAAACACTCGCTTACATGGGAAAGACAGGAACCCGCGGCATTGTACTTGCCGGTCGTCCATACCATTACGATCCGGAGGTCAACCACGGTATCCCGGAGATGATCACCTCCTACGGACTTGCCGTTCTGACGGAAGATTCTATCTCCCATCTGAATCCGGTAGAACGTCCGCTGATTGTTATGGATCAGTGGATGTATCATTCCCGACTGTACGCAGCAGCCAATTTTGTAAAGACAAGAGATGATCTGGATCTGATCCAGCTGAACTCTTTCGGATGCGGTCTTGATGCCGTAACAACCGATGCTGTTGCAGATATTCTAACCGGTTCCGACAAGATTTATACCTCTCTTAAGATTGATGAGGTTAATAACCTGGGTGCTGCACGTATCCGTATCCGTTCTCTTCTCGCCGCCATCCGCGTCCGCGAGCAGAAGCATATGGAGCGCACCATTCGTCCGGCAAATATCGAAAAAATTCCTTTTACAAAGGAAATGAAGGAAACCTATACCATTTTGTGTCCACAGATGTCACCGATCCACTTTTCACTGATTGAGCCAGCCTTCCAGGAAGCAGGCTACAAACTGGAAGTACTGAAAAATGATAACAAGCATGCAGTTGACATGGGCCTTAAATATGTAAACAATGATGCCTGCTACCCGTCTCTGATGGTAGTCGGACAGATCATGGAGGCTATCCTTTCCGGCAAATATGACACCGACCACCTGGCTGTCATTATTTCGCAGACCGGTGGCGGATGCCGTGCTTCCAACTATATCGGATTTATCCGGCGTGCTCTTAAAAAAGCCGGTTACGGACATATCCCTGTTATTTCAATCAACTTAAGCGGGCTTGAAAGCAATCCTGGATTCAAGATCACCCTTCCACTTGTACTGAAAGGTGTGTATGGTCTGATATTTGGTGATCTCTTCATGCGCTGCCTGTACCGTGTCCGCCCATATGAAGCTGTTCCAGGCTCTGCCAATACCATGCATAAGAAATGGGAAAAGACAGTTATCGAATTTATCAAGAAAGGCTATCCAAGCAGACACGAGTTTAAGCGTCTCTGCCGCCAGATTGTAGAAGATTTTGATTCTCTTCCATTAAAAGATGTCAAAAAGCCACGTGTCGGAGTTGTCGGAGAAATCCTTGTTAAATTCCTTCCAGCTGCCAATAACTACCTGGTAGATCTTCTTGAACAGGAAGGTGCCGAAGCCGTGGTTCCGGATCTGACCGACTTCCTACTCTACTGCTTCTACAATACAAACTTTAAAGCAGAACATCTCGGCATGAAGAAATCAACCGCCCGCATGGGTAATCTCGGAATCAAAGCTCTGGAATGGTTCCGCAAGCCTGCCGTTGATGCATTAAAATCAAGTAAACGCTTCGATCCACCATCACATATTGAACACCTGGCTTCGATGGCAAAAGAAATTGTTTCTCTTGGAAACCAGACCGGTGAAGGATGGTTCCTTACCGGAGAAATGCTGGAGCTGATCCACAGCGGTGCACCAAACATTGTCTGCACACAGCCTTTCGCCTGTCTGCCAAACCACGTAGTCGGGAAAGGTGTTATTAAAGAACTGCGCCGCCGTCATCCGGAATCCAACATCGTTGCAATCGATTATGATCCGGGAGCAAGCGAAGTAAACCAGCTGAACCGCATCAAACTGATGCTTTCGACTGCGCAGAAGAAGATGTAG